From Bacillus oleivorans:
GGCTGTTTTGGCAAATAATTGGGCTACCTGGTACAAGAATTGGGCTGTTTTCGCAAATAATTGGGCTCCTGATCAAAGAATTGGGCGCTCTATACTGATTAACTGGCGCAATGCCCAATTTATGGGCAGCAATTATAATAATTGGGCTTGACAAACATTAATTGGGCTTTCTTCAAAAGAATTGGGCTTGACAAAAGATTAATTGGGCGTCTTAAACAATAATGTATCAACCCACCACAAATTACTGTATCCCCAGCCTATTTTCGCTTCCGTTTCTTCCTGTTTCTATCCCGTTTTTTATTATCAGGAGATCTGTTAACCCTTCCTCGATCTGTTCGCGCATGAGCCGGTTCCTCTTCCCGTTTCGGTCGCAAATTTCTCTTTTCAAGAGATTGTCCGATGCCTTTTTCAATGTTTCTAAGCATCCCTGTGTCTTTTGGCGCGACAAAGGTAATAGCCTTGCCTCTTTCCCCTGCTCTGCCGGTTCGGCCGATTCTGTGGATATAGCTTTCTACATCTTCTGGAATATCGTAATTGAAAACATGGGTAACTCCATTTACATCTAATCCTCTTGCCGCTACATCAGTTGCTACTAAAAATTGAATATCAGCACCCCGGAATCTTTTCATAACCCGTTCTCTTTTAGCTTGAGACAGATCGCCGTGTAATTCATCTGCATTGAAACCATTTTGCTGAAGCGCCTCGTTGAGCTTACTGACCCGGCGCTTCGTCCGACAAAATATAATCGCCAAAAACGGAGACTCTTCTTTTAAAATTTCCAACAGATGCGTCTGCTTTAGCCGATCTGTTGTAAAAATAACACTCTGGTCAATTTCCTTTACCGTTACTTCTGGGTTTTTCACCCTAATATCAACCGGATTTGTTAAATATTTTTTAGCAAGACTTCGAACCTGATCAGGGACCGTTGCCGAAAACAGTAACGTTTGCCGTGTTGGCGGAGTCGCTTGGATGATCTGTTCCACCTCAGGAAGAAAGCCAATATGAAGCATTTGATCAGCTTCATCTAAAACGAGTGTAGTGAGATTGGAAAGCTGGACCGTTTCTCTGCGCAGATGGTCGAGCAGTCTACCTGGAGTTGCAACCATTACGTGAATATTTCCCTTTAACTTTCGTAATTGCTGCTCCACATCTTGGCCCCCATATATTGCAAGGACCCGAATACCTTCTTCCTCGCTGATGACATTTTTAATATCACTTGTTATTTGAAGCGCCAGCTCCCTTGTTGGTGTCAGAATGAGAGCTTGCGGTTCCTTTATTGCAAAATCAATTCTCTCTAAAATCGGCAGGACAAAAGCCAGGGTTTTACCTGTCCCTGTCTGGGCCCGCCCAATAACATCCTTTCCTTCGAGAATAGGAGGAATTGCTTTCTCCTGAATCGGAGTAGGGGATGTAATGCCTTTATTATTGAGTCGTTCAATCCTAGCAGCACTTATATGCAGGCTATGAAAATCGTCCATCCTGAGACCACCTATACATTATTTTACGCATCTGCAATTTCACCTTTATAAAACATTTTTTTATGAAGTTCAATCCCTAATTCCCTGGCGATTTTTTTTAACTCTCGCTCTTCCCTCGGTGTGACAAAGGATACAACTGTCCCTCCATCAGACCCTAGTCTTCCTGTCCGGCCAGACCTGTGAACATACTGATTCAGATCCTTACTTAAATCAAGGTGAAGCACATGAGATAGTCCTTTTATATCTAGTCCTCTTGCCGCTACATCAGTTGCTAAAAGAAGATTACTTTTTCCTGAGCGGATGTTACGTATGGCATTCTCTCTATCCTGCTTTTTTGTTTCACTATGTAAAACACTGGGGGTGAGACCCTCATAAGTCAGTTTTGATACCAGCACATTTAATTCGCTAATGTCATTGGCAAACACTAACACCTTTTCTGGCTCAGTTCTCATCAATTTCCCGATCAATGCAACCTTGTCCCGCTCTTCACAAACGAAGTAGATGTGCTCCACTGCTTTATTCAGACTAGGTGCTTCTTCTACCTTTATAATCTCTGGCTTATTCATCCACTCTTTAGCTAACTCTTCGGTCTTTTCAGTGAGGGTTGCCGAAAATAAAACAATCTGTCTGTCCCTTAAAGCCGAATCCACAATCCCGTTTACGGTTTGAAGATGTTCTGGAACCAATAATTGATCCCC
This genomic window contains:
- a CDS encoding DEAD/DEAH box helicase encodes the protein MDDFHSLHISAARIERLNNKGITSPTPIQEKAIPPILEGKDVIGRAQTGTGKTLAFVLPILERIDFAIKEPQALILTPTRELALQITSDIKNVISEEEGIRVLAIYGGQDVEQQLRKLKGNIHVMVATPGRLLDHLRRETVQLSNLTTLVLDEADQMLHIGFLPEVEQIIQATPPTRQTLLFSATVPDQVRSLAKKYLTNPVDIRVKNPEVTVKEIDQSVIFTTDRLKQTHLLEILKEESPFLAIIFCRTKRRVSKLNEALQQNGFNADELHGDLSQAKRERVMKRFRGADIQFLVATDVAARGLDVNGVTHVFNYDIPEDVESYIHRIGRTGRAGERGKAITFVAPKDTGMLRNIEKGIGQSLEKRNLRPKREEEPAHARTDRGRVNRSPDNKKRDRNRKKRKRK
- a CDS encoding DEAD/DEAH box helicase; protein product: MNSSIIEQLKPFLQENWRKQGFANPTAIQEKSIPLILENRDVIAQSPTGTGKTLAYLLPILERVDPGLPHVQAVILASSHELVMQIFQEIQDWSSGSEVKAASFIGGGNIKRQIEKLKKRPHIIAGTPGRLLELIKQKKIKMHEVQTIVIDEGDQLLVPEHLQTVNGIVDSALRDRQIVLFSATLTEKTEELAKEWMNKPEIIKVEEAPSLNKAVEHIYFVCEERDKVALIGKLMRTEPEKVLVFANDISELNVLVSKLTYEGLTPSVLHSETKKQDRENAIRNIRSGKSNLLLATDVAARGLDIKGLSHVLHLDLSKDLNQYVHRSGRTGRLGSDGGTVVSFVTPREERELKKIARELGIELHKKMFYKGEIADA